From the Exiguobacterium aurantiacum genome, one window contains:
- a CDS encoding DUF5057 domain-containing protein yields the protein MVGAYDAVMIGSSPLSVKYQTGTIGRSANHDTTLQFNDLTALKVDELFNSIVRVGLPLYIHEDAANGGPQLKRLASFATYSNVSVFPKEGEKNIDQQMIQQLNKSTGIRPRLTSTNLTYNQQPITNNTITVQQDVRAPINFAYNLAMSPSAATIVELYIDFDHNDRFQPQEKVVEQAAKLSATIDFTLSRPTFSGPKNWMLVVKDTITGRADYKKGSFVYVDQQVQANILQLTAGTSTNGQISRDLSDMLVDPAGNYAFKLKNGNTDSFDKGAYDASLAANEYDMLIFGFQDSYNVSGSMSETATRKVKRFSETGQGVMLTHDTIFRTNSADAPTSEWERQFVHHDAASNISGQRTYTNMGFGAPERTSQAIKVQDGIFTNYPFKLDAAPKSISSTHNQYFTLDLNDPEVTPWYNLYSTSGNRVYGDANNHYYTYTKNNFTYSGAGHTNSFTQLDEKKIFINTMYRAFIGANHKPYNVIESISDQVNAYSKEDIKTKTLEVTAGRDVRIMWRPSDYDFQDQSLTSTFTYNGKTSTFENLRNYEVREFVIPAADVIEGTPLVVSIETTDKRNAKVTDTLTINVKQPESVSDLIKVTRSINPSTISLYEIGTINYQVEYPEQFDRLPNQLGDKFIRIKLATFTEQLPKELEVVAIRDAAGNELPISNTQRIDVAFPLELYYLRNGSVNVFLPEESGDRRLTFDVVVRAVQPSASILQLKQADNALKTDIDYSKKQDHILDKHNDWDKETTITSTFPDLFINIGSPFAYKAKIPDVTLQIGADQVVSPVITDAKGNVFTNPNWKNLKWEVVGNDGIVQLSGLGNNAVIKGIKTGQAKLRLTVEPGEGRPAITAESTIKVISPPEQIQINAQSLYVGQKVTVTPSILPSTAQFETVRYETVSGDSVSFVQKGSALEISGLKPGETVIKATVNAGDVFTNLNIRMPSTTFTVSVVAPTLTQTPEQLDLWVWDSLDDEKRVNDTASIRILSNPEVGKETTLIGTIPAALTVTPIASGYTLRANHGHGSNGNVTSISLQTAFVETALKNVVSNPTVIRVNEYPNQVLAQDMTINIGEGAASRSPSLQFWPVTSTWRDYRLEVLAGEAFVKVNSSGKQLIPVKPGIAKVKVYTTLPNGRTFVPVIDTFYVRVIETSGESKDDRY from the coding sequence ATGGTAGGAGCGTATGACGCCGTCATGATCGGTAGCAGTCCGTTGTCTGTCAAATACCAGACGGGAACTATCGGACGGAGCGCGAACCATGACACGACACTTCAATTCAACGATTTGACTGCCCTTAAAGTAGATGAATTGTTCAACTCAATCGTGCGCGTCGGCTTACCGCTCTATATACACGAAGATGCGGCAAATGGAGGTCCCCAATTAAAACGACTCGCTTCATTTGCGACGTACTCGAATGTCTCGGTCTTCCCGAAAGAAGGCGAGAAAAATATCGATCAGCAGATGATTCAACAACTCAATAAATCTACGGGCATCCGTCCTCGATTGACGAGCACGAACCTTACTTACAATCAGCAACCTATCACGAATAACACCATCACTGTTCAACAGGATGTCCGAGCTCCGATTAATTTCGCATACAATTTGGCGATGTCTCCAAGTGCTGCCACGATTGTCGAGCTATATATCGACTTCGATCACAATGACCGGTTCCAGCCTCAAGAAAAAGTGGTCGAGCAAGCTGCCAAGCTTTCGGCAACGATTGACTTTACATTGTCACGTCCGACGTTCAGTGGTCCGAAAAACTGGATGCTTGTGGTGAAAGATACGATTACAGGACGAGCCGACTATAAAAAAGGAAGCTTTGTCTACGTGGATCAACAAGTGCAAGCAAATATTTTACAATTGACGGCAGGGACGAGCACGAATGGACAAATATCTAGAGATTTATCAGATATGCTTGTCGACCCGGCCGGAAACTATGCGTTCAAGCTGAAGAACGGAAACACGGACAGTTTCGATAAAGGCGCATATGATGCGTCATTAGCGGCAAACGAATATGATATGTTGATTTTCGGCTTTCAAGACTCATACAACGTGTCAGGCAGCATGAGTGAGACCGCGACGAGAAAAGTTAAACGCTTCAGCGAGACTGGCCAAGGAGTCATGTTGACGCACGACACGATTTTCCGCACGAATAGCGCGGATGCGCCGACTTCAGAATGGGAACGGCAGTTTGTCCACCACGATGCCGCATCGAACATTTCTGGGCAACGGACGTATACGAACATGGGGTTCGGTGCACCTGAACGAACGTCGCAGGCCATCAAAGTTCAAGATGGGATTTTCACCAACTATCCGTTCAAGTTAGATGCAGCACCGAAAAGTATCTCAAGTACCCACAATCAATATTTCACGCTCGATTTAAATGATCCTGAAGTGACGCCTTGGTATAACTTGTACTCTACAAGTGGAAACCGCGTCTATGGAGACGCGAATAACCATTATTACACATACACGAAAAACAACTTTACCTATTCAGGAGCAGGGCACACGAACAGCTTCACTCAGCTTGATGAGAAAAAAATCTTTATCAATACGATGTATCGTGCTTTCATCGGGGCAAACCATAAACCTTATAACGTCATTGAATCGATTAGCGATCAAGTGAATGCCTATTCGAAAGAAGACATTAAAACAAAGACGCTCGAAGTGACGGCTGGACGTGATGTACGCATCATGTGGCGTCCAAGCGACTATGACTTCCAAGATCAATCGCTCACTTCGACGTTCACGTACAACGGTAAGACAAGTACGTTTGAAAATTTACGAAACTATGAGGTAAGAGAATTCGTCATACCGGCCGCCGATGTCATCGAAGGGACACCTTTAGTAGTCTCCATCGAGACTACGGACAAGCGAAACGCCAAAGTGACCGATACGTTAACCATCAATGTGAAACAACCGGAATCGGTCTCGGATTTAATTAAAGTGACGCGCTCGATTAATCCGTCGACCATCTCCTTGTATGAGATAGGGACGATCAATTATCAAGTCGAGTATCCTGAGCAATTTGATCGACTGCCGAACCAGTTAGGAGACAAGTTTATTCGCATCAAGTTGGCGACATTCACTGAACAGTTGCCAAAAGAACTTGAAGTCGTGGCCATCCGCGATGCGGCAGGAAACGAGTTGCCCATCTCAAATACTCAAAGAATTGATGTCGCATTCCCGTTAGAGCTCTATTATTTACGAAATGGGTCTGTCAATGTCTTTTTACCAGAGGAGAGCGGGGACCGTCGTCTCACGTTTGACGTCGTCGTCCGAGCTGTTCAACCTTCTGCTTCGATTCTCCAGTTGAAACAAGCCGACAACGCCCTCAAGACGGACATCGATTATTCGAAGAAGCAAGATCATATATTAGATAAACATAACGACTGGGATAAGGAGACGACCATCACCTCAACGTTCCCGGATCTCTTTATCAACATCGGCTCCCCGTTCGCCTATAAGGCGAAGATTCCAGACGTGACACTACAAATCGGAGCAGATCAAGTCGTCAGTCCGGTCATCACGGATGCGAAAGGGAACGTGTTCACGAACCCGAACTGGAAAAACTTGAAATGGGAAGTCGTGGGCAACGACGGCATTGTTCAATTAAGTGGCTTAGGCAATAACGCCGTCATTAAAGGAATCAAAACCGGACAAGCGAAACTACGTTTAACGGTTGAACCAGGAGAAGGAAGACCGGCCATCACAGCTGAATCGACCATCAAAGTCATCAGTCCACCTGAGCAAATCCAAATCAACGCCCAATCGTTATACGTCGGGCAAAAGGTGACGGTGACTCCAAGCATCCTACCGAGTACGGCTCAATTCGAGACAGTGCGCTATGAGACCGTGTCGGGTGACAGTGTCTCGTTCGTTCAAAAAGGCTCGGCACTAGAAATTAGTGGCCTCAAGCCAGGTGAAACGGTCATTAAAGCGACGGTAAACGCAGGAGACGTGTTCACTAATTTGAACATTCGTATGCCGTCTACGACGTTCACTGTGAGTGTAGTAGCACCTACGTTGACGCAAACGCCGGAACAACTTGATCTATGGGTATGGGATAGCCTTGATGATGAGAAGCGTGTGAACGATACGGCTTCGATTCGCATTCTGTCCAACCCAGAAGTCGGAAAAGAGACGACGTTGATTGGAACGATACCCGCTGCGTTGACGGTTACACCCATCGCGTCTGGTTATACGCTACGCGCCAACCATGGCCATGGGTCAAACGGGAACGTGACATCTATCTCGTTACAGACCGCCTTCGTCGAGACTGCACTTAAAAATGTCGTATCCAATCCTACTGTGATTCGCGTAAACGAGTATCCGAATCAAGTGTTGGCGCAAGACATGACCATCAATATTGGAGAAGGTGCCGCATCGAGAAGTCCGTCACTTCAATTCTGGCCGGTCACGTCGACATGGCGAGATTACCGTTTAGAAGTGTTGGCAGGTGAAGCGTTTGTGAAGGTGAATAGTTCTGGCAAGCAATTGATTCCCGTCAAACCAGGTATCGCAAAAGTGAAAGTATACACGACGCTCCCTAACGGTCGAACGTTCGTCCCTGTTATAGACACGTTCTATGTCCGTGTCATTGAAACATCGGGAGAGAGTAAAGACGATCGGTATTAA
- a CDS encoding protein adenylyltransferase SelO yields MTTNWNFEATYLDLRDIFYDRGPVHPVDKPELVLWNEPLAETLGLDAEVRQDIALFAGNRQTDTSFSQAYAGHQFGHFTMLGDGRALVLGEHVAPNGKRFDVQLKGSGPTEYSRGGDGRAAVGPMVREFLISEAMYALGIPTNRALAVVTTGEPIMRQGPKHGAILTRVAASHLRVGTFQYAAAAGSIDDVVVLADYAIQRHDPDLAGQPDRYEQFLGRMITRQAKLIADWQLVGFIHGVMNTDNTFISGEGLDYGPCAFMDTYHPNTVFSSIDREGRYAYANQPYIGSWNLARLAETLLPLLADTQEEAVDIANKLLNDYTETYKDAYFTGLAHKIGLYVRKDEDDVLTDELLRLMMETEADFTNTFRALTLGDTDALAFANQDDGKAWLAAWRKRLNEQGLPDEDVTRLMRQHNPAVIPRNHHVEAALSAAERGDFEPTQALLDVLRKPYDYEADYGRYVSPGPPRTYPYQTFCGT; encoded by the coding sequence ATGACAACCAACTGGAACTTCGAGGCGACCTACCTCGATCTCCGTGACATCTTTTACGACCGGGGACCGGTCCATCCGGTCGACAAGCCCGAGCTCGTCCTGTGGAACGAACCACTCGCCGAGACACTCGGCCTCGACGCCGAGGTACGCCAAGACATCGCGCTCTTCGCCGGGAATCGCCAGACCGACACGTCGTTCTCGCAAGCGTATGCCGGTCACCAGTTCGGCCATTTCACAATGCTCGGTGACGGACGAGCACTCGTGCTCGGGGAACATGTCGCCCCGAACGGAAAGCGGTTCGATGTTCAATTGAAAGGCTCAGGTCCGACCGAGTATTCGCGTGGCGGTGATGGACGGGCCGCCGTTGGACCGATGGTGCGCGAATTCCTCATCAGTGAGGCGATGTACGCACTCGGCATCCCGACGAACCGGGCGCTCGCTGTCGTCACGACCGGTGAGCCAATCATGCGTCAAGGTCCGAAGCACGGGGCCATCTTGACGCGCGTCGCGGCCAGCCACTTACGTGTCGGCACGTTCCAATACGCCGCCGCGGCCGGATCAATCGATGACGTCGTTGTGCTCGCCGATTATGCGATCCAGCGCCACGACCCCGACCTTGCAGGACAACCGGACCGCTATGAACAGTTCCTCGGCCGCATGATTACCCGGCAGGCGAAACTGATCGCGGATTGGCAGCTCGTCGGATTCATCCACGGCGTCATGAACACGGACAACACGTTCATCAGCGGTGAAGGACTCGATTACGGACCGTGTGCGTTCATGGATACGTATCACCCGAACACCGTCTTCAGCTCGATCGATCGTGAGGGACGTTATGCTTATGCGAACCAGCCGTATATCGGGTCGTGGAACTTGGCCCGCCTGGCCGAGACGTTGCTCCCACTCCTCGCCGACACGCAAGAAGAGGCCGTCGACATCGCCAACAAGCTGTTGAACGACTATACGGAAACGTATAAAGACGCCTACTTCACAGGGCTCGCCCATAAAATCGGGCTTTACGTCCGGAAAGACGAAGACGACGTATTAACGGACGAATTGCTCCGGCTGATGATGGAGACCGAGGCCGACTTCACGAACACGTTCCGCGCCCTCACGCTCGGCGACACCGACGCACTCGCCTTCGCCAACCAGGACGATGGCAAGGCGTGGCTCGCCGCTTGGCGGAAACGCCTCAATGAGCAAGGTCTCCCCGATGAGGACGTCACCCGGCTTATGCGTCAGCATAACCCGGCCGTCATCCCGCGCAATCATCACGTCGAGGCCGCCCTCTCGGCAGCCGAACGCGGTGATTTCGAGCCGACCCAAGCCCTGCTCGACGTATTGCGGAAGCCGTACGACTACGAAGCCGACTACGGACGCTACGTCTCACCCGGACCGCCGCGGACGTATCCGTATCAGACATTTTGTGGCACATGA
- a CDS encoding bifunctional folylpolyglutamate synthase/dihydrofolate synthase, with protein sequence METRQDVFDWLHGQLRFGIKPGLKRIEWMLNALQVKELPSIHVAGTNGKGSTVAFLRAMAMKQGLNVGTFISPYIIQFEERIMLNGEPIREDDLVQIANRVRDCAAKSPETLTEFELLTVMAWLYFHEQQPDLVIWEVGLGGRLDSTNVLTRPLATVVTSIGHDHQGILGDTLEEIALEKFGIMKSGVPMFHSLTEERLIVLLKRQGETMDAPIHDVTPLVTSVEDGTDTVVTYDGMPPVTLGLTGHHQAYNGACAIAVARHLGWKNEAIQAGLESAQHPGRYELISRQPRIVLDGAHNAEGVAALVEQLKLERDVTVLAAILADKDREAMIESLQTVADVYETTFDFPRTRTRDSLITDGARYIDWQEWLAAWLEAPKSETLVVTGSLYFISEVRTYLKETFTNA encoded by the coding sequence ATGGAGACGAGACAAGATGTATTTGATTGGCTACATGGCCAGCTGCGGTTCGGGATTAAGCCGGGCCTGAAACGGATCGAGTGGATGTTGAACGCGCTACAGGTCAAAGAGTTGCCTTCGATTCATGTGGCGGGGACGAACGGGAAAGGGTCGACGGTCGCTTTCTTGCGGGCGATGGCGATGAAACAGGGGTTGAACGTCGGGACGTTCATCTCACCGTACATTATCCAGTTCGAAGAGCGGATTATGTTGAACGGGGAACCGATTCGTGAGGACGACCTCGTTCAGATTGCCAATCGCGTCCGCGACTGTGCCGCCAAGTCGCCGGAGACGTTGACGGAGTTCGAACTGCTGACGGTCATGGCGTGGCTCTATTTCCATGAGCAACAGCCCGACCTTGTCATTTGGGAAGTCGGGCTCGGCGGACGTCTCGACTCGACGAACGTGTTGACGCGACCGCTCGCGACGGTCGTGACGTCGATTGGGCACGATCATCAAGGAATTCTTGGCGACACGCTCGAAGAGATTGCCCTTGAGAAGTTTGGCATCATGAAGTCGGGCGTTCCGATGTTCCATAGCTTGACGGAGGAGCGGTTGATTGTTTTGCTCAAGCGACAAGGGGAGACGATGGACGCCCCGATTCACGATGTCACACCACTCGTCACATCTGTAGAGGATGGGACTGACACAGTCGTCACGTATGATGGGATGCCTCCAGTGACACTCGGATTGACCGGGCACCATCAAGCATATAATGGGGCGTGTGCCATCGCCGTGGCTCGTCATCTCGGCTGGAAGAATGAAGCGATTCAAGCGGGACTCGAGTCGGCGCAACATCCGGGACGCTATGAACTGATTTCGAGACAGCCGCGCATCGTGCTCGACGGGGCGCATAACGCGGAAGGCGTCGCCGCGCTCGTCGAGCAGCTGAAACTCGAGCGTGACGTGACCGTGCTCGCAGCCATCCTCGCTGACAAGGACCGGGAAGCGATGATTGAGTCACTCCAGACGGTCGCGGACGTCTATGAGACGACGTTCGATTTCCCGCGTACCCGAACGAGGGACAGTCTGATTACCGACGGGGCCCGTTACATTGACTGGCAGGAGTGGTTGGCTGCGTGGCTCGAAGCACCGAAATCTGAGACGCTCGTCGTGACGGGGTCGCTCTATTTTATTAGCGAAGTGAGAACATATTTAAAAGAAACATTTACCAATGCTTAA
- a CDS encoding valine--tRNA ligase → MANETNEITMPTKYDPSATEAKWYDYWLENDVFNADEDDSKQPYTIVIPPPNVTGKLHLGHAWDTTLQDLLTRLKRMQGYDVLWLPGMDHAGIATQAKVEQKLREDGIMRYDLGREKFLEKTWEWKDEYADTIRAQWSKLGLGLDYSRERFTLDEGLSKAVQEVFVRLYEKGLIYRGEYIVNWDPAQKTAVSDIEVIYQEVEGAFYHMKYPLADGSGHIEIATTRPETMLGDTAVAVNPKDERYAHLVGKTIMLPVMNREIPIVADDYVDMEFGTGCVKITPAHDPNDFEIGNRHELPRILVMDEGGKMNENAGKYEGLDRFECRKQLVKDLEADGTLVKIEPHTHSVGHSERSGAVIEPYLSKQWFVDMEPLAKAALEAQGHDDTKVNFVPERFEGTYLRWMENIRDWCISRQLWWGHRIPAWYHNETGEVYVGKEAPADSENWHQDEDVLDTWFSSALWPFSTMGWPDTDSADFKRYFPTSALVTGYDIIFFWVSRMIFQSLEFTGKQPFNDVLIHGLIRDSEGRKMSKSLGNGVDPMEVIDQYGADSLRWFLLTGSTPGNDLRFYWEKIESTWNFANKIWNASRFALMNMDGMKYEDIDLSGEKTLADKWILTRLNDTIDQVTHLVDKYEFGEAGRYLYNFIWEEFCNWYIEMAKLTLYGEDEAAKATTRSVLAYTLDSIMRLMHPFMPFLTEEIWQHLPHEGDSIVRASYPTRRDELHFADSVPAFEAVMNVIRSVRNIRSEVNAPMSKPIQLFISTSDEATQGYLSANETTIGKFTNATELEIGRGLTAPDKSMSAIMTGAELFIPLADLINFEEEIARLEKEVAKYEKEVERVQKKLGNPGFTGKAPAHVIDEEKAKEKDYLDKRDAVRARLEELRK, encoded by the coding sequence ATGGCCAACGAGACAAACGAAATCACCATGCCGACGAAGTACGATCCAAGTGCGACGGAAGCAAAATGGTATGACTACTGGTTAGAGAACGACGTATTCAATGCAGACGAGGACGATTCAAAACAGCCGTACACGATCGTCATCCCGCCACCGAATGTCACGGGGAAACTTCACCTCGGACACGCGTGGGACACGACGCTCCAAGACTTGCTGACACGCCTCAAGCGCATGCAAGGCTATGACGTCCTCTGGCTCCCAGGAATGGACCACGCCGGGATCGCCACGCAAGCGAAAGTCGAACAGAAGCTCCGTGAAGACGGCATCATGCGTTACGACCTCGGACGCGAGAAGTTCCTCGAGAAGACGTGGGAATGGAAAGATGAGTACGCGGACACGATCCGTGCCCAGTGGTCAAAACTTGGCCTCGGTCTCGATTACTCACGTGAGCGCTTCACGCTCGACGAAGGACTCTCGAAAGCGGTCCAGGAAGTGTTCGTCCGCCTCTATGAGAAAGGCTTGATTTACCGCGGCGAATATATCGTCAACTGGGACCCGGCGCAAAAGACGGCCGTTTCCGATATCGAAGTCATCTATCAAGAAGTCGAAGGTGCATTCTACCACATGAAGTATCCGCTCGCTGACGGCTCGGGCCACATCGAGATCGCGACGACGCGTCCAGAGACGATGCTCGGCGATACGGCCGTTGCCGTCAACCCGAAAGATGAGCGCTATGCGCACCTCGTCGGCAAGACGATTATGCTTCCGGTCATGAACCGTGAGATCCCGATCGTCGCCGACGACTACGTCGACATGGAGTTCGGTACAGGTTGCGTCAAGATCACACCGGCGCACGACCCGAACGACTTTGAAATCGGGAACCGCCACGAGCTCCCGCGCATCCTCGTCATGGACGAAGGCGGCAAGATGAACGAGAACGCAGGCAAGTACGAAGGGCTCGACCGCTTCGAATGCCGCAAGCAACTCGTCAAAGACCTAGAAGCGGACGGCACGCTCGTCAAGATCGAGCCGCACACGCACTCGGTCGGACACTCGGAACGTTCAGGCGCGGTCATCGAGCCTTATCTCTCGAAACAGTGGTTCGTCGACATGGAGCCGCTCGCGAAAGCAGCGCTCGAAGCTCAAGGACATGACGATACGAAAGTCAACTTCGTCCCAGAGCGGTTCGAAGGCACATACCTCCGTTGGATGGAGAACATCCGCGATTGGTGTATCAGCCGTCAACTCTGGTGGGGCCACCGCATCCCGGCTTGGTACCATAACGAGACGGGTGAAGTCTATGTAGGTAAAGAAGCACCGGCTGACAGTGAGAACTGGCACCAAGACGAGGACGTGCTCGACACTTGGTTCTCGTCAGCGCTCTGGCCGTTCTCGACGATGGGCTGGCCGGACACGGATTCAGCAGACTTCAAACGTTACTTCCCGACGAGCGCGCTCGTCACGGGTTACGACATCATCTTCTTCTGGGTCTCACGCATGATCTTCCAATCGCTCGAGTTCACTGGGAAGCAGCCGTTCAATGACGTGCTCATCCACGGTCTCATCCGCGACTCGGAAGGCCGCAAGATGTCGAAATCGCTCGGAAACGGCGTCGACCCGATGGAAGTCATCGACCAATACGGCGCGGATTCGCTCCGCTGGTTCCTCCTCACAGGATCGACACCAGGGAACGACCTTCGTTTCTATTGGGAGAAGATCGAGTCGACATGGAACTTCGCGAACAAGATTTGGAACGCGAGCCGTTTCGCCCTCATGAACATGGACGGCATGAAGTATGAGGACATCGATTTGTCAGGCGAGAAGACGCTCGCTGACAAGTGGATTCTCACGCGCTTGAACGATACGATCGATCAAGTGACACATCTCGTCGACAAGTATGAGTTCGGCGAAGCCGGCCGTTACTTGTACAACTTCATCTGGGAAGAGTTCTGTAACTGGTACATCGAGATGGCGAAACTCACGCTCTACGGTGAGGACGAGGCTGCGAAAGCGACGACACGTTCAGTGCTCGCGTACACGCTCGACTCGATCATGCGTCTCATGCATCCGTTCATGCCGTTCCTCACAGAGGAAATCTGGCAGCACTTGCCGCACGAAGGCGACTCGATCGTCCGTGCGAGCTACCCGACACGTCGCGACGAGCTCCACTTCGCGGACTCGGTACCAGCGTTCGAAGCGGTCATGAACGTCATCCGTTCGGTCCGTAACATCCGTTCGGAAGTGAACGCACCGATGTCGAAACCGATTCAACTCTTCATCTCGACGTCTGATGAGGCGACACAAGGTTACTTGAGCGCGAACGAGACGACGATTGGCAAGTTCACGAACGCGACAGAGCTCGAAATCGGACGCGGCTTGACGGCTCCTGACAAATCGATGTCGGCCATCATGACGGGTGCGGAACTGTTCATCCCGCTCGCCGACCTGATCAACTTCGAGGAAGAGATCGCCCGTCTTGAGAAAGAAGTGGCGAAGTACGAGAAGGAAGTCGAGCGCGTTCAGAAGAAACTCGGCAACCCAGGCTTCACTGGCAAGGCGCCGGCTCACGTCATCGACGAAGAGAAGGCGAAAGAGAAAGACTACCTCGACAAGCGTGACGCAGTCCGTGCGCGTTTGGAAGAGTTGCGTAAATAA
- the hemL gene encoding glutamate-1-semialdehyde 2,1-aminomutase, with protein sequence MTYKQTRSEAAFEQARPLMPGGVNSPVRAYKSVGMTPIFAERGEGSRVYDIDGNEYIDYVLSWGPLILGHRDPVVTKAIQEQAEKGWTFGTPTELETKMAELVIERVPSIEMVRMVNSGTEATMAALRLARGYTGKTKILKFEGCYHGHGDSLLIKAGSGVATLGLPDSPGVPKDLASQTLTVPYNDLDALRIAFEKFGDDIAGVIVEPAAGNMGFVPPQPGFLEGLREITEQYGSLLIFDEVMTGFRVGYNCAQGYFGVTPDLTCLGKVIGGGLPVGAYGGKREIMEQIAPQGPIYQAGTLSGNPLAMIAGYTTLSQLKPEHYAEFERKADRLAEGYTKAAEKYNIPHDTNRAGSMFGFFFTNEKVTNFEKAKTANLDLFRAYYQKMAARGVFLPPSQFEGLFLSTVHTDEDIDQTLAAVDATFKELQQEFSL encoded by the coding sequence ATGACCTATAAACAAACACGCTCAGAAGCGGCGTTCGAACAAGCACGTCCGCTCATGCCGGGCGGGGTGAACAGCCCGGTCCGTGCCTATAAATCAGTCGGCATGACGCCAATCTTCGCTGAACGCGGTGAAGGCTCACGCGTCTATGACATCGATGGCAACGAATATATCGATTACGTCCTCTCATGGGGACCACTCATCCTCGGCCACCGCGACCCGGTCGTCACGAAGGCGATTCAAGAGCAAGCCGAGAAAGGCTGGACGTTCGGAACACCGACCGAGCTCGAGACGAAAATGGCCGAGCTCGTCATCGAGCGCGTCCCATCGATCGAGATGGTGCGTATGGTCAACTCGGGTACGGAAGCGACGATGGCGGCACTTCGCCTCGCACGCGGCTACACGGGCAAGACGAAAATCTTGAAGTTCGAAGGTTGCTACCACGGTCACGGCGACTCGCTCCTCATCAAGGCCGGTTCAGGCGTCGCGACGCTCGGTCTCCCGGACTCGCCGGGCGTACCGAAAGACTTGGCGAGCCAGACGCTCACGGTGCCGTATAACGATTTGGATGCCCTTCGCATCGCTTTCGAGAAGTTCGGCGACGACATCGCTGGTGTCATCGTCGAACCGGCGGCCGGCAACATGGGCTTCGTGCCACCGCAACCTGGGTTCCTCGAAGGACTCCGCGAGATCACGGAACAGTACGGCTCGCTCCTCATCTTTGACGAGGTCATGACCGGGTTCCGGGTCGGTTACAACTGTGCCCAAGGCTACTTCGGCGTGACGCCGGATTTGACATGTCTCGGGAAAGTCATCGGCGGCGGCCTTCCGGTCGGTGCCTACGGCGGAAAACGCGAGATTATGGAACAAATCGCGCCGCAAGGACCGATTTACCAGGCTGGGACGCTGTCAGGCAACCCGCTCGCGATGATCGCCGGCTACACGACGCTGTCGCAACTCAAGCCTGAGCACTACGCCGAGTTCGAACGCAAAGCGGACCGTCTCGCCGAAGGCTATACGAAAGCGGCAGAGAAGTATAACATCCCACACGACACGAACCGGGCCGGCTCGATGTTCGGGTTCTTCTTCACGAACGAGAAAGTGACGAACTTCGAGAAGGCGAAGACGGCGAACCTCGACTTGTTCCGCGCTTACTATCAGAAGATGGCGGCGCGCGGCGTATTCTTGCCACCGTCACAGTTCGAAGGGTTGTTCCTCTCGACCGTGCATACGGACGAAGATATCGACCAAACGCTTGCGGCGGTCGACGCGACATTTAAAGAGCTGCAACAAGAGTTTTCATTGTAA